From Haloarcula hispanica ATCC 33960, the proteins below share one genomic window:
- a CDS encoding DUF4399 domain-containing protein — MDDRLTRRTFVCGVSTAVATGLAGCSEDQSGGGAVTPTRTDGTDSMATEPANGGDTDTTEAETGAYRNGVGQNASVSVAVPNDTAALTSPSVQWRATADGVSIEEAGEVTSGAGHYHIIVDADPVTPGETIPTDDAHIHYGTGQKDGVLELDPGEHTLHLQLGDGAHTAMALTDSVDVTVSDEASLSVETSVDGSVVDWEASVENYTIGPTSDGITSNTGHLHAIVNTDPVPTGEVIPNDARHVHYGDGSTSGSLDLAEQLGDAYEAGEHTVHFQIASATHRATTLTASETVTTE; from the coding sequence ATGGACGACAGACTCACACGCCGAACGTTCGTCTGTGGCGTCTCGACTGCTGTAGCGACCGGTCTCGCGGGCTGTAGCGAGGACCAGTCGGGCGGCGGCGCGGTGACACCGACCCGGACAGACGGAACCGATAGCATGGCAACGGAGCCAGCGAACGGCGGGGACACCGACACCACAGAAGCGGAGACCGGGGCGTATCGGAACGGCGTCGGACAGAACGCCAGCGTCTCCGTTGCGGTCCCAAACGATACTGCGGCCCTTACCAGTCCGTCCGTACAGTGGCGGGCAACCGCTGACGGCGTCTCCATCGAAGAAGCCGGGGAAGTGACCAGCGGGGCCGGGCACTACCACATCATCGTTGACGCCGACCCTGTAACGCCGGGCGAGACAATTCCGACGGACGACGCCCACATCCACTACGGGACCGGGCAGAAAGACGGCGTGCTGGAACTAGACCCCGGCGAGCACACGCTCCACCTCCAACTGGGGGACGGCGCACACACGGCGATGGCACTGACCGACAGCGTCGACGTGACCGTCAGCGACGAGGCCAGCCTCAGTGTCGAGACGAGCGTCGACGGGAGCGTCGTTGACTGGGAGGCCAGTGTCGAGAACTACACCATCGGACCCACCAGCGACGGTATCACGTCGAATACGGGCCATCTGCACGCGATCGTCAACACCGATCCGGTGCCGACCGGCGAGGTCATCCCAAACGATGCGCGACACGTCCACTACGGCGATGGCTCGACGAGCGGGAGCCTCGACCTCGCCGAGCAACTGGGCGATGCATACGAGGCCGGCGAGCACACAGTTCACTTCCAGATCGCGTCCGCAACACACCGTGCGACGACGCTCACCGCGTCGGAGACAGTGACGACGGAGTAG
- a CDS encoding cytochrome C oxidase subunit IV family protein, giving the protein MDWKGYTVIYVVLFVFATAQAVVEFAGLVDSAYWAAFALIMVLSVIKAVGVAAYYQHLRWEPRAVTYLVLGGTVAALALTGAAAYSIL; this is encoded by the coding sequence ATGGACTGGAAAGGCTACACCGTGATATACGTCGTGTTGTTCGTGTTCGCGACCGCACAGGCCGTCGTCGAGTTCGCCGGCCTCGTCGACAGCGCCTACTGGGCCGCCTTCGCGCTCATCATGGTGCTGTCGGTTATCAAGGCCGTCGGCGTCGCCGCGTACTACCAGCACCTCCGCTGGGAACCCCGCGCCGTCACGTACCTCGTTCTCGGCGGGACTGTCGCCGCGCTCGCGCTGACCGGCGCAGCGGCGTACTCGATACTGTGA
- a CDS encoding class I SAM-dependent methyltransferase: MSDATWDVQDGAIVERPRNVRKHPLLHRIYERHDELLAEQLPPGRTLELAFGQHMHPRADVGLEGWPSNVETVRKPALAGDARALPFADDSFDALIGRRFLHHVPPADRPEIIRESARVLRPAGRIALLEGTPGLYRRLTKGVAFRLGLLEEDTDIYGHLSETAVTDLVSESFEVAEKRTLGSPLMLASISESDASARLLNLYERTQFVKWWTLVVGERPESGA; the protein is encoded by the coding sequence ATGTCCGACGCGACCTGGGACGTTCAGGACGGCGCAATCGTCGAGCGGCCGCGGAACGTCCGGAAACACCCGCTGTTGCACCGAATCTACGAGCGACACGACGAGCTACTAGCCGAACAGCTCCCGCCCGGCCGGACGCTCGAACTCGCGTTCGGCCAGCATATGCATCCCCGCGCCGATGTCGGACTGGAAGGCTGGCCGTCGAACGTTGAAACCGTCCGCAAGCCAGCGCTAGCTGGTGACGCCCGAGCGCTCCCGTTCGCAGACGATTCCTTCGACGCTCTCATCGGCCGCCGGTTCCTCCACCACGTCCCGCCCGCGGACCGTCCGGAAATCATTCGCGAATCCGCCCGCGTCCTCCGCCCTGCGGGCCGTATCGCTCTGCTCGAAGGGACGCCGGGGCTGTACCGGCGACTCACCAAGGGTGTCGCGTTCCGGCTGGGGCTGCTGGAGGAAGACACCGACATCTACGGCCACCTCTCGGAGACCGCCGTCACCGACCTCGTATCCGAATCGTTCGAAGTCGCCGAGAAACGGACGCTCGGATCGCCGTTGATGCTCGCGAGCATCTCCGAGTCGGACGCGTCGGCGCGGCTGCTCAACCTCTACGAACGGACGCAGTTCGTCAAGTGGTGGACGCTCGTGGTGGGCGAGCGTCCCGAATCCGGAGCGTGA
- a CDS encoding DUF192 domain-containing protein, translating into MQRPAVIVLGLVGLLVAAAVVLQTGLWIEVLGTGEYEEGTVTVREASDAVTPTATQPSTDTSMPETTIAAREQEAGEPLGTVEVRIAQTFDQRYVGLSKTESLGPDEGMLFVHDEEGQHTYVMRNMSFPIDIIFIDANGTITAIHHAPLPPEGTSESGLTGYEGRGKYVLEVNRGWANRTGVEVGDRVELPPEAM; encoded by the coding sequence ATGCAGCGCCCCGCTGTGATTGTTCTCGGACTCGTCGGCCTCCTCGTCGCGGCTGCCGTCGTTCTCCAGACTGGCCTCTGGATCGAGGTACTCGGGACCGGCGAGTACGAGGAGGGCACAGTGACGGTTCGGGAAGCCTCGGACGCGGTGACACCGACCGCGACACAGCCTTCGACGGATACTTCGATGCCGGAGACGACCATCGCGGCCCGTGAACAAGAGGCTGGGGAACCGCTGGGCACGGTCGAGGTTCGCATCGCACAGACGTTCGACCAGCGGTACGTCGGGTTGAGCAAGACCGAGTCGCTCGGCCCCGATGAGGGAATGCTGTTCGTCCACGACGAGGAAGGCCAGCACACCTACGTCATGCGGAACATGTCGTTCCCGATTGACATCATCTTCATCGACGCCAACGGCACCATCACTGCCATCCACCACGCGCCGCTCCCGCCGGAGGGGACCAGCGAGAGCGGCCTGACGGGCTACGAAGGGCGGGGTAAGTACGTCCTCGAAGTGAACCGCGGGTGGGCCAACCGAACCGGCGTCGAGGTCGGCGACCGGGTCGAACTGCCGCCCGAAGCCATGTAG
- a CDS encoding DUF7534 family protein, translated as MQFASFAAEQPMMRAALALTVGIYIGNLIALGYWARAEARARNGSVLGTFLLLSTGFGLVYYLWVRYVRNDWESRSEPADRRERVVTAYSLAVLLAFVVGAFVTPPDPMMQVLALPPLFVVSFVVSYLFVTRGSVGDSGETAA; from the coding sequence GTGCAATTCGCCTCGTTCGCCGCTGAACAGCCTATGATGCGTGCTGCTCTGGCGCTTACCGTCGGCATCTATATTGGGAATCTCATCGCACTGGGCTACTGGGCCCGTGCGGAGGCCAGAGCACGCAACGGGTCAGTGCTTGGGACGTTCCTGCTGCTCTCTACGGGCTTTGGATTGGTCTACTACCTCTGGGTCCGCTATGTCCGAAACGACTGGGAGTCGCGTTCGGAGCCAGCCGACCGGCGTGAACGGGTGGTCACTGCCTACTCGCTGGCCGTCCTTCTGGCGTTCGTGGTCGGCGCGTTCGTCACACCGCCAGACCCGATGATGCAAGTTCTGGCTCTCCCGCCGCTGTTTGTGGTCTCGTTCGTCGTTTCGTATCTGTTTGTCACGCGAGGGTCGGTCGGCGATAGCGGCGAAACTGCTGCCTAG
- a CDS encoding cbb3-type cytochrome c oxidase subunit I codes for MSHDHEHGLPPKSSVSRWFLTTNHKDIGVLYLITALFFLIFGGVLALLFRLELISSGADLLGSMGYNQAVSTHGLLMVFWFISPFAFGFANYLVPLQIGADDLAFPRLNALSYWLYLFSGILMGVSFFQGTTFAGGWTMYAPLNTPAYIPGEGLGATSVVLALIMFTAAVTLGSVNFLTTMYRMRAEGLRMRDIPIFSLSINLTVWMMLFAFAALLAALMILASDHVLGTTYFQYSIDGTTMATDADNPGASLLWAHLFWFFGHPEVYIVFFPALGVMAECFQTFTGRRLVGRKWFIISMVLVALQSFVVWMHHMFLTGINLPIKTIFMATTIGISLPFDLMVFSLIYTMAKGRVRFTTPFLFSLGALILFIIGGITGVFLGAIVLDYQFRGTYWVVAHFHYVMVAGATALFGGLYYWYPKITGKMYNETLGKIQFGVYFLGFNLLYFPMFIAWETPRRVFVYPDGLQIWHTMATVGGFILGASFLLMFYNLFVSLWRGEDVGPNPWEYATSAEWAAASPPPLENFPGVPSYATGKLEFLDEETVAERTESMPGAAAHGHAATDGGTATDGGAVTARAAATATSVEPAHEVGGEEHASHASFWPFLVSLGGFIAFLGLSGVRTGSVFYLSMAAIGGVATFGSLVGMTREPFHAPEMAIAERWPFERVEKMKLGMWTFLASDIVLFGAFIGSYAFVRVAYGWTAWHHDLIPAEHVTMPGLINTYLLLTSSFLVVLAMVAAERESKRGTVAALVGTFALGVGFLINKGLEWQHLFHISTEAFPNGWNLSTNIASSTFYLTTGLHGAHVTIGLVICAYMTVRAWNGAYQGDDRAIEYFGLYWHFVDIVWLFLFPLFYIL; via the coding sequence ATGAGCCACGACCACGAACACGGATTGCCGCCCAAGTCGTCGGTCAGCCGGTGGTTCCTCACGACCAACCACAAGGACATCGGCGTGCTGTATCTCATCACCGCGCTGTTTTTCCTGATTTTCGGCGGCGTTCTCGCCCTGCTGTTCCGCCTCGAACTGATTTCCTCAGGCGCTGACTTGCTGGGGTCAATGGGGTACAATCAGGCAGTGTCGACCCACGGCCTCCTGATGGTGTTCTGGTTCATTTCGCCGTTTGCCTTCGGCTTTGCGAACTACCTCGTCCCACTACAGATCGGCGCGGACGACCTCGCCTTCCCGCGGCTGAACGCGCTGTCGTACTGGCTGTACCTGTTCTCTGGCATCCTGATGGGCGTCTCCTTCTTCCAGGGGACCACCTTCGCGGGCGGGTGGACGATGTACGCCCCGCTGAACACGCCGGCGTACATCCCCGGCGAGGGACTGGGGGCGACCTCGGTCGTGCTGGCACTCATCATGTTCACCGCCGCGGTGACGCTGGGGTCGGTGAACTTCCTGACGACGATGTACCGGATGCGCGCCGAGGGGCTCCGGATGCGGGACATCCCCATCTTCTCGCTGTCGATCAACCTCACTGTCTGGATGATGCTGTTCGCCTTCGCGGCGCTGCTGGCGGCGCTGATGATACTCGCCTCCGACCACGTCCTCGGAACGACCTACTTCCAGTACTCTATCGACGGGACGACGATGGCGACCGACGCGGACAACCCGGGTGCGTCGCTGCTGTGGGCGCACCTGTTCTGGTTCTTCGGCCATCCGGAGGTGTACATCGTCTTCTTCCCCGCGCTCGGCGTGATGGCCGAGTGCTTCCAGACCTTTACCGGCCGGCGGCTGGTCGGCCGCAAGTGGTTCATCATCTCGATGGTGCTGGTGGCGCTCCAGAGCTTCGTCGTCTGGATGCACCACATGTTCCTGACCGGCATCAACCTCCCAATCAAGACCATCTTCATGGCGACGACCATCGGCATCTCGCTACCCTTCGACCTGATGGTGTTCTCGCTCATCTACACGATGGCGAAAGGTCGGGTCCGGTTCACGACGCCGTTCCTGTTCTCGCTGGGCGCGCTCATCCTGTTCATCATCGGCGGCATCACCGGCGTCTTCCTCGGCGCAATCGTGCTGGACTACCAGTTCCGCGGGACGTACTGGGTCGTCGCGCATTTCCACTACGTGATGGTCGCGGGCGCGACGGCGCTGTTCGGCGGCCTCTACTACTGGTATCCCAAGATAACGGGGAAGATGTACAACGAGACGCTGGGGAAGATACAGTTCGGCGTCTACTTCCTCGGGTTCAATCTGCTGTACTTCCCGATGTTCATCGCCTGGGAGACGCCGCGGCGAGTGTTCGTCTACCCCGATGGCCTGCAGATCTGGCACACGATGGCCACTGTCGGCGGGTTCATTCTCGGCGCGAGCTTCCTCCTCATGTTCTACAACCTCTTTGTGAGCCTCTGGCGCGGGGAGGATGTCGGGCCGAACCCCTGGGAGTACGCCACCTCCGCCGAGTGGGCCGCCGCCTCGCCGCCGCCGCTCGAAAACTTCCCCGGTGTACCGAGCTACGCCACCGGGAAACTGGAGTTCCTCGACGAGGAGACGGTCGCCGAGCGGACCGAAAGCATGCCCGGAGCCGCGGCCCACGGCCACGCGGCGACCGACGGCGGGACCGCGACGGACGGCGGCGCGGTGACAGCGAGGGCCGCGGCGACGGCCACTTCGGTGGAGCCGGCCCACGAGGTCGGCGGCGAGGAACACGCCAGCCACGCCAGCTTCTGGCCGTTCCTCGTCAGCCTCGGCGGGTTCATCGCCTTTCTCGGGCTCTCGGGCGTGCGGACGGGGAGCGTGTTCTACCTGTCGATGGCGGCCATCGGCGGGGTGGCGACGTTCGGGTCGCTCGTCGGGATGACCCGCGAGCCGTTCCACGCGCCGGAGATGGCCATCGCCGAGCGGTGGCCTTTCGAGCGCGTCGAGAAGATGAAACTCGGGATGTGGACGTTCCTCGCCAGCGACATCGTCCTGTTCGGGGCCTTCATCGGCTCCTACGCCTTCGTCCGGGTCGCGTACGGCTGGACGGCCTGGCACCACGACCTCATCCCGGCCGAACATGTGACGATGCCCGGCCTCATCAACACGTATCTGTTGCTCACGTCGAGTTTCCTCGTCGTGCTGGCAATGGTCGCCGCCGAGCGCGAGAGCAAGCGCGGGACCGTCGCCGCGCTCGTCGGGACGTTCGCGCTCGGGGTCGGCTTCCTCATCAACAAGGGCCTTGAGTGGCAGCACCTGTTCCACATCAGCACAGAGGCGTTCCCGAACGGCTGGAACCTCTCGACGAACATCGCGTCGTCGACGTTCTACCTGACGACGGGGCTCCACGGCGCTCACGTCACCATCGGGCTCGTCATCTGTGCGTACATGACCGTCAGGGCCTGGAACGGGGCCTACCAGGGCGACGACAGGGCCATCGAGTACTTCGGCCTGTACTGGCACTTCGTCGACATCGTCTGGCTGTTCCTGTTCCCGCTGTTTTACATCCTCTAG
- a CDS encoding ABC transporter ATP-binding protein encodes MDFDAGSDDDVFEDARERVDQPMLRLFTGYGRGQWGAFVVGLCSSIVARMLDLLPPILLALAIDAIFLQEVEYGLFLVPDAWIPSGQGPQLWLTAGIIAASFGIGAVFHWSRNWGWNKFAQHVQHAVRTDTYETMQRLNMDFFADKQTGEMMSVLSNDVNRLEKFLNDGLNSASRMIIMVVGIATYLFYMNWQLALVALLPVPIIAVFTKRFIDVIQPKYAEVRSTVGKLNSRLENNLSGIQIIKTANTEPYEADRVEDTSEDYLDANWDAIETRITFFPGLRLVSGIGFVVTFIVGGLMVTGQPPGPLTASLSRGQFVAFIIYTQRFVWPMAQFGQIINMYQRAYASAERVFGLMDTPGRLEEAEDAPPLDVTEGRVEYDDVSFSYDSDDEPVLSDISFEADGGETVALVGPTGAGKSTVLKLLLRMYDVDSGTVRIDDQNVQDVQIQSIRRAIGYVSQETFLFYGTVRENIAYGTFDATDEEIVAAAKAAEADQFVRNLPDGYDTMVGERGVKLSGGQRQRIAIARAILKDPEILILDEATSDVDTETEMLIQRSLDDLTADRTTFAIAHRLSTVKDADTILVVEDGRIVERGSHDDLLAADGLYANLWAVQAGEIDELPEEFVERAIQRRARTDADD; translated from the coding sequence ATGGATTTCGACGCGGGTTCGGACGACGACGTGTTCGAAGACGCCAGGGAACGCGTCGACCAGCCGATGCTTCGACTGTTCACCGGCTACGGCCGAGGACAGTGGGGAGCGTTCGTCGTCGGCCTCTGCAGTTCTATCGTGGCTCGGATGTTGGACCTGTTGCCGCCGATTCTTTTGGCGCTGGCTATCGACGCTATCTTTCTGCAGGAGGTCGAATACGGGCTCTTTCTGGTTCCCGATGCATGGATTCCCAGCGGGCAAGGCCCACAGCTATGGCTCACGGCCGGCATCATCGCCGCGTCGTTCGGTATCGGGGCCGTCTTCCACTGGAGTCGGAACTGGGGCTGGAACAAGTTCGCCCAGCACGTCCAGCACGCCGTCCGGACGGACACTTACGAGACGATGCAGCGGCTGAACATGGACTTCTTTGCCGACAAGCAGACCGGCGAGATGATGTCGGTGTTGTCGAACGACGTGAACCGGCTGGAGAAGTTCCTCAACGACGGCCTCAACTCCGCCTCCCGGATGATAATCATGGTCGTCGGCATCGCCACGTACCTGTTCTACATGAACTGGCAGCTGGCGCTGGTCGCGCTGTTGCCGGTCCCGATTATCGCCGTGTTCACGAAGCGATTCATCGACGTCATCCAGCCCAAGTACGCCGAGGTGCGGTCGACGGTTGGCAAGCTCAATTCCAGGCTCGAAAACAACCTCAGCGGCATCCAGATAATCAAGACCGCCAACACCGAGCCCTACGAGGCTGACCGGGTCGAGGACACCTCTGAAGACTACCTCGACGCTAACTGGGACGCCATCGAGACGCGCATCACCTTCTTCCCCGGACTGCGGCTGGTCTCGGGTATCGGCTTCGTCGTCACGTTCATCGTCGGCGGGCTGATGGTCACCGGCCAACCACCCGGACCGCTGACGGCGAGCCTCTCCCGCGGGCAGTTCGTCGCGTTCATCATCTACACCCAGCGGTTCGTCTGGCCGATGGCCCAGTTCGGGCAGATCATCAACATGTACCAGCGGGCCTACGCCTCCGCCGAGCGCGTGTTCGGGCTGATGGACACGCCCGGCCGCCTCGAAGAGGCCGAGGACGCGCCGCCGCTCGACGTGACCGAGGGACGAGTCGAGTACGACGACGTGTCCTTCAGCTACGACAGCGACGACGAGCCGGTGCTCTCGGACATCTCCTTCGAGGCCGACGGCGGCGAGACGGTCGCCCTCGTCGGCCCGACCGGCGCGGGGAAATCCACCGTCCTGAAGCTCCTGCTCCGGATGTACGACGTGGATTCCGGCACGGTCCGCATCGACGACCAGAACGTTCAGGACGTCCAGATTCAGAGCATCCGGCGGGCCATCGGCTACGTCAGTCAGGAGACGTTCCTGTTCTACGGCACCGTCCGCGAAAACATCGCCTACGGGACGTTCGACGCGACCGACGAGGAAATCGTCGCCGCTGCGAAAGCCGCCGAAGCCGACCAGTTCGTCCGCAACCTCCCCGACGGCTACGACACAATGGTCGGCGAGCGCGGCGTCAAGCTCTCGGGTGGCCAGCGCCAGCGCATCGCTATCGCCCGGGCGATTCTGAAAGATCCCGAAATTCTCATCCTCGACGAGGCGACCAGCGACGTGGACACAGAGACGGAGATGCTCATCCAGCGGTCGCTTGACGACCTGACCGCCGACCGGACCACGTTCGCCATCGCCCACCGTCTCTCGACGGTGAAAGACGCCGACACGATTCTCGTCGTCGAGGACGGCCGTATCGTCGAACGGGGGAGTCACGACGACCTGCTCGCCGCGGACGGCCTCTACGCCAACCTCTGGGCGGTTCAGGCCGGCGAAATCGACGAACTCCCCGAAGAGTTCGTCGAGCGGGCGATTCAGCGACGGGCGCGGACGGATGCTGATGACTGA
- a CDS encoding DUF6789 family protein, which yields MEDTSPGVEDPPINDDGLTEVEEFDSLAGILADGVVGAAGGLVGTAMMSVVFLIAQSLGAFSLDDFAILTELVGLTGYVPEVLFGFFIFLGGGMFPWPLLFASLKAYLPGQSDPVSGAFFGGAMWTGFVLAFYTDQSGLTLVLYAVLTLIAHVVYGIGLGAVFNYFSTRPDSIV from the coding sequence ATGGAAGACACGTCACCCGGCGTCGAGGACCCGCCTATCAACGACGACGGCCTCACAGAGGTCGAGGAGTTCGATAGCCTCGCCGGGATTCTCGCCGACGGTGTCGTCGGTGCTGCCGGCGGGCTGGTCGGGACCGCGATGATGTCCGTCGTCTTCCTCATCGCCCAGTCACTGGGCGCGTTCAGTCTCGACGACTTCGCAATCCTCACCGAACTCGTGGGCCTGACCGGCTACGTCCCGGAGGTACTGTTCGGCTTCTTCATCTTCCTCGGCGGCGGGATGTTCCCGTGGCCGCTGCTGTTCGCTTCGCTGAAAGCGTACCTCCCGGGCCAGTCCGATCCCGTCAGCGGCGCGTTCTTCGGCGGCGCGATGTGGACCGGGTTCGTGCTCGCCTTCTACACCGACCAGTCCGGACTCACGCTGGTGCTGTACGCGGTGCTGACGCTCATCGCTCACGTCGTCTACGGCATCGGTCTCGGCGCGGTGTTCAACTACTTCTCGACGCGCCCGGACTCTATCGTCTGA
- the coxB gene encoding cytochrome c oxidase subunit II: MAASLITYAMVVFPLHGGDVRAPSAVFDQIFEVFLLLGTAVGVVVVAYTMYHALKYRDDGGGTDPYADKVERPEMGEMPTGGAGGRKVFYSFSISAIIVVSLIAWTYSQLLYIEQGPDLAQEEALEIDVEGYRFGWDFVYPNGHTTNTLYVPQDRVVRLQVTSTDVFHNFGIPELRVKTDAVPGQYTSAWFTANETGTYAAKCYELCGSGHSLMTTDVVVMPQDEYEEWYAETNGTAASGNETDQRIATEATALGGAPA; the protein is encoded by the coding sequence ATGGCGGCATCCTTGATAACATACGCCATGGTTGTGTTCCCCTTGCACGGTGGCGACGTCAGGGCACCCAGTGCGGTGTTCGACCAGATCTTCGAGGTGTTCCTGCTGCTGGGAACAGCCGTCGGGGTGGTCGTCGTGGCGTACACGATGTACCACGCGCTCAAGTACCGCGACGACGGGGGCGGAACGGACCCGTACGCCGACAAGGTCGAACGGCCCGAAATGGGGGAGATGCCGACCGGCGGCGCGGGCGGCCGGAAGGTGTTCTACTCGTTCAGCATCAGCGCCATCATCGTCGTCTCGCTCATCGCCTGGACGTACTCGCAACTGCTGTACATCGAACAGGGTCCCGATCTGGCTCAAGAGGAGGCGCTGGAGATCGACGTAGAGGGATACCGGTTCGGCTGGGACTTCGTGTATCCGAACGGGCACACGACCAACACGCTCTACGTGCCACAGGACCGGGTGGTCAGGTTACAGGTGACCTCGACGGACGTGTTCCACAACTTCGGGATACCGGAGTTGCGAGTCAAGACCGACGCCGTCCCGGGCCAGTACACGTCGGCCTGGTTCACGGCCAACGAGACGGGGACCTACGCCGCCAAGTGCTACGAGCTGTGTGGCAGCGGCCACTCGCTGATGACGACGGATGTGGTTGTGATGCCACAGGACGAGTACGAGGAGTGGTACGCGGAGACGAACGGGACGGCGGCGAGCGGCAACGAGACGGACCAGCGAATCGCGACTGAGGCGACCGCCCTCGGAGGTGCGCCCGCATGA
- a CDS encoding Hsp20/alpha crystallin family protein translates to MTHSNDPFETMLRLFAQTRRSMMDDSQSRWTDDSLGRRMGDDSRHRMDDSPERRTDRPSTDVRRSGHRRPGIDTNLHVDETDDGYAVMVDLPGFERDDLVVRFEDGVLSIQGESTVAEETSDGARRHSRRVAERVTVPEPVVDDDITATYHNGVLEITLPRADDADDSNRIEIK, encoded by the coding sequence ATGACACACAGCAACGATCCGTTCGAGACGATGCTCCGACTCTTCGCACAGACGCGACGGTCGATGATGGACGACAGCCAGAGTCGCTGGACAGACGACAGTTTGGGCCGCCGGATGGGTGACGATTCGAGACACCGGATGGACGACAGTCCGGAACGCCGTACCGACCGACCGTCCACGGACGTACGCCGGAGCGGCCACCGCCGGCCCGGTATCGACACGAACCTCCACGTCGACGAGACCGACGACGGATACGCCGTGATGGTCGACCTCCCGGGCTTCGAGCGCGACGACCTCGTCGTCCGCTTCGAGGACGGCGTCCTCAGCATCCAGGGCGAGAGCACGGTCGCTGAAGAGACCAGCGACGGCGCTCGCCGCCACAGCCGACGGGTCGCCGAACGGGTCACTGTTCCCGAACCGGTCGTGGACGACGACATCACCGCCACCTACCACAACGGCGTTCTCGAAATAACGCTGCCGCGCGCGGACGACGCCGACGACTCGAACCGGATCGAAATCAAATAG